The following coding sequences lie in one Marinihelvus fidelis genomic window:
- a CDS encoding nucleotidyl transferase AbiEii/AbiGii toxin family protein, translated as MFARKHHQAIAQVLSALDGDLLARCRCYFGGGTAIAMRYGEFRESVDIDFLVSSKQGYRQLRQLASPGLANLFVSKTHPFGHIGDTRADQYGIRTMLEVVGRPIKFEIVLEGRIALETQGSEDFICGVATLSPLDMASSKLLANSDRWLDDGAFNRDVIDLAMMNPGKALLEKAVAKSSDAYGESVQVDLGKAIDRLENRDGWLERCMESMAINLPQAVVWKHLRQLKMWGQSKGSE; from the coding sequence ATGTTTGCGCGAAAGCATCACCAGGCAATCGCGCAGGTGCTCAGTGCTCTCGACGGTGACCTTCTGGCCCGGTGTCGTTGCTACTTCGGCGGAGGTACCGCCATCGCCATGCGTTATGGCGAGTTTCGCGAGTCCGTGGATATCGATTTTCTCGTGTCATCGAAACAGGGATACCGGCAACTGCGTCAACTGGCCAGTCCTGGACTGGCCAACCTGTTTGTTAGCAAGACGCATCCGTTCGGGCATATCGGGGACACGCGTGCCGACCAGTACGGTATCCGCACCATGCTGGAAGTTGTTGGCAGGCCGATCAAGTTCGAGATTGTCCTGGAAGGGCGGATTGCGCTCGAAACACAGGGATCCGAAGATTTCATTTGTGGGGTCGCCACGCTATCGCCCCTGGACATGGCCAGCAGCAAACTGTTGGCGAACTCGGATCGCTGGCTGGATGATGGCGCGTTTAACAGGGACGTGATCGACCTGGCGATGATGAACCCGGGAAAGGCACTGCTTGAAAAGGCAGTGGCTAAGTCCTCGGATGCCTACGGAGAAAGCGTCCAGGTTGATCTTGGGAAGGCGATCGACCGGTTGGAGAACCGTGACGGCTGGCTTGAGCGCTGTATGGAATCAATGGCGATCAATCTGCCGCAGGCCGTTGTGTGGAAGCACCTGCGACAGCTGAAAATGTGGGGTCAGAGTAAGGGGTCAGAGTAA
- a CDS encoding carbohydrate kinase family protein yields MSALICGSLAYDTIMVFPEKFRDHILPEQMHILNVSFLVPQLRREFGGVAGNIAYNLKLLGGKPYPMGTVGDDFGPYMGRLDKLGISTRYIRHMEGEFTPQAFITTDLEDNQITAFHPGAMAHSHLNKVADSDGIRIGIVGPDSKQAMLQHSRDFPAAGIPHIFDPGQAMPQFNGVELREFVANADWIITNDYEFKLLSNRTGLSESEIAGQVKALVVTRGGEGSVLHEGGNTLVIEPAPASEIKDPTGCGDAYRAGFIHGILEGKDLATACRLGSVMGAIKIEHLAPQHHEPTKDEIAERFQAAYGYRFDA; encoded by the coding sequence ATGTCAGCGCTGATCTGCGGCTCGCTCGCCTACGACACCATCATGGTCTTCCCGGAAAAATTCCGCGACCACATCCTCCCCGAACAGATGCACATCCTTAACGTCAGCTTCCTGGTTCCACAGCTGCGGCGGGAGTTCGGCGGCGTGGCGGGCAACATCGCCTACAACCTGAAACTGTTGGGCGGCAAACCCTACCCCATGGGTACGGTGGGCGATGATTTCGGGCCGTACATGGGCCGGCTCGACAAGCTGGGCATCTCGACGCGCTACATCCGCCACATGGAAGGTGAGTTCACACCGCAGGCGTTTATCACCACCGACCTGGAAGACAACCAGATCACCGCCTTCCACCCCGGCGCCATGGCCCACAGCCACCTGAACAAGGTCGCCGACAGCGATGGCATCCGCATTGGCATCGTCGGGCCGGACAGCAAGCAGGCCATGCTGCAGCACAGTCGCGATTTCCCGGCCGCCGGCATTCCGCACATCTTCGACCCGGGCCAGGCCATGCCGCAGTTCAATGGCGTAGAACTGCGCGAGTTTGTCGCCAATGCCGACTGGATCATCACCAATGATTACGAGTTCAAGCTGCTGTCGAACCGCACCGGCCTGTCTGAAAGCGAGATCGCCGGCCAGGTGAAGGCCCTGGTGGTCACCCGCGGCGGCGAGGGTTCAGTGCTGCATGAAGGCGGCAACACCCTGGTCATCGAGCCCGCACCGGCCAGCGAGATCAAGGACCCGACGGGCTGCGGCGACGCCTACCGCGCCGGCTTCATCCACGGCATCCTCGAAGGCAAGGACCTGGCCACCGCCTGCCGCCTGGGCTCGGTCATGGGCGCGATCAAGATCGAACACCTGGCGCCGCAGCACCACGAGCCGACGAAAGATGAAATCGCCGAACGCTTCCAGGCCGCCTACGGCTACCGATTCGACGCCTGA
- a CDS encoding rod shape-determining protein, which produces MVFKSLRGLFSNDLSIDLGTANTLVYVRGQGIVLDEPSVVAVRMDRGPGGPQSVAAVGAAAKKMLGRTPGNIRTVRPLKDGVIADFNMTEAMLQHFIKKVHESRFLRPSPRVLVCVPCSSTQVERKAIKESAEGAGAREVYLVEEPMAAAIGAGIPVHEARGAMVLDIGGGTSEVAVISLNGLVYSNSVRVGGDQCDEAIVNFVRRNYGTLIGETTAEQIKIEIGCAWPDDEPTELTVSGRNLAEGVPRRITINSNEVLEALSESLSSMVEAVKVALELTPPELCADVVETGIVLTGGGALLRGMDKLLSEETGLPVFLADDPLTCVARGGGKALEMIDQNRGDFFAIT; this is translated from the coding sequence ATGGTATTCAAAAGTCTCCGTGGTCTGTTTTCCAACGACCTTTCGATCGATCTTGGCACCGCCAATACGCTGGTGTACGTACGTGGCCAGGGCATTGTCCTGGACGAGCCGTCGGTGGTGGCGGTGCGCATGGACCGTGGCCCCGGTGGCCCGCAGTCCGTGGCCGCGGTGGGCGCTGCCGCCAAGAAAATGCTGGGCCGCACACCCGGCAACATCCGTACCGTTCGACCCCTGAAAGACGGCGTCATCGCCGACTTCAACATGACCGAGGCCATGCTGCAGCACTTCATCAAGAAGGTGCATGAATCGCGTTTCCTGCGGCCCAGTCCGCGCGTGCTGGTGTGCGTGCCGTGCTCGTCCACGCAGGTGGAGCGCAAGGCCATCAAGGAATCCGCCGAAGGCGCCGGCGCGCGCGAGGTCTACCTGGTCGAAGAGCCCATGGCAGCGGCCATCGGTGCCGGTATCCCGGTGCACGAGGCGCGTGGCGCCATGGTGCTCGACATCGGCGGCGGTACCTCGGAAGTGGCCGTGATTTCCCTCAACGGCCTGGTTTACTCGAACTCCGTGCGTGTGGGTGGCGACCAGTGCGACGAGGCGATCGTCAACTTCGTCCGCCGCAATTACGGCACGCTGATTGGTGAGACCACGGCCGAGCAGATCAAGATCGAGATCGGCTGCGCCTGGCCGGATGACGAGCCCACGGAGCTGACCGTGTCTGGCCGCAACCTGGCCGAAGGTGTGCCGCGCCGCATCACCATCAATTCCAATGAAGTGCTCGAGGCGCTGAGCGAAAGCCTGTCCAGCATGGTCGAGGCGGTCAAGGTGGCACTGGAACTGACGCCGCCGGAACTGTGCGCCGACGTGGTCGAGACCGGCATCGTGCTCACCGGCGGTGGCGCGCTGCTGCGCGGCATGGACAAACTGCTCAGCGAAGAAACCGGCCTGCCCGTGTTCCTGGCCGATGATCCCCTGACCTGTGTCGCCCGTGGTGGCGGCAAGGCGCTGGAGATGATCGACCAGAATCGCGGAGATTTCTTTGCCATCACCTGA
- the mltB gene encoding lytic murein transglycosylase B: MTRTPLLFLLVSLAPMAVAETHPGEDAFIEKAVAEHGLDAASVRALLGGAEFKQSIADAIARPAEGKPWYDYRPIFITDQRIAEGVAFWRENEALINQVSEQFGVDPQFIVSIIGVETFYGRITGNYRVLDSLATLSFHYPSDRTRDRSEFFSSELMNYLLLGSEEELPLEEVTGSYAGAMGMGQFMPSSYRAYAVDFDDDGRRDLWRSRPDAIASVANYLAEHGWEAGGPVARRAKAGEGADFSLLKAGYKPELTVLDLHEKGYRSATDLDPEREAALVSLEQQDRDEYWMVFHNFYVITRYNRSKMYAMAVYQLSEALREGMAP, encoded by the coding sequence ATGACACGAACACCCTTGCTATTCCTGCTGGTTTCCCTGGCCCCCATGGCGGTCGCGGAGACCCATCCGGGCGAAGACGCCTTTATCGAAAAGGCCGTCGCCGAGCATGGGCTGGATGCGGCCTCCGTGCGCGCCCTGCTGGGTGGCGCCGAGTTCAAGCAATCGATCGCCGACGCCATCGCCCGGCCGGCGGAAGGCAAGCCGTGGTACGACTACCGGCCGATTTTCATCACCGACCAGCGCATCGCCGAGGGCGTGGCGTTCTGGCGCGAGAACGAGGCGCTGATCAACCAGGTGTCGGAGCAGTTCGGCGTGGACCCGCAGTTCATCGTTTCGATTATCGGTGTGGAAACGTTCTATGGGCGCATCACCGGTAATTACCGCGTACTGGACTCGCTGGCGACGCTGTCATTTCATTACCCCAGCGACCGCACCCGTGACCGCTCCGAATTCTTTTCCTCCGAGCTGATGAACTACCTGCTGCTGGGCAGCGAGGAAGAGCTGCCGCTGGAAGAGGTCACCGGTTCCTACGCCGGCGCCATGGGCATGGGGCAGTTCATGCCCTCCAGCTACCGCGCCTACGCCGTTGATTTTGACGACGATGGTCGCCGTGACCTGTGGCGCTCGCGCCCGGATGCCATCGCCAGTGTCGCCAACTACCTGGCCGAGCACGGCTGGGAGGCCGGCGGCCCCGTGGCGCGCCGAGCGAAAGCCGGCGAGGGCGCCGACTTCAGCCTGCTCAAGGCCGGCTACAAGCCGGAGCTGACGGTGCTGGACCTGCACGAGAAGGGCTACCGCAGCGCCACCGACCTGGACCCGGAGCGCGAGGCGGCGCTGGTCAGCCTGGAGCAGCAGGACCGGGATGAATACTGGATGGTGTTCCACAATTTCTACGTCATCACCCGCTACAACCGCAGCAAGATGTACGCGATGGCCGTCTACCAGCTCAGCGAAGCGCTGCGTGAAGGCATGGCGCCGTGA
- a CDS encoding septal ring lytic transglycosylase RlpA family protein, which produces MHAWRVLTITLLVALVAACASRDKAPSRPDRDGAPGKRIHASDVKDAVPEPEPRARYGNGPTYEVWGRTYTVMPSASGYRERGVASWYGTKFHGRPTSSGEPYDLYKATAAHRSLPLPTYAEVTNLDNGKKVIVKINDRGPFHSDRIIDLSYGAALRLGYVDQGTARVEVRAITFDDRRADRKLPDDTYLQAGAFKSKDSARSLEKALEKGRVKKVDVDRDSGYYKVFIGPFRQLVDLEDTAARVVELGYERPHTVRR; this is translated from the coding sequence ATGCACGCCTGGCGGGTACTCACCATCACCCTGCTGGTCGCCCTCGTGGCGGCCTGTGCCAGCCGCGACAAGGCGCCTTCCAGGCCGGACCGCGACGGCGCGCCGGGCAAACGTATCCACGCCTCCGATGTCAAAGACGCGGTGCCGGAGCCAGAGCCCAGGGCGCGGTACGGCAACGGGCCCACCTACGAGGTCTGGGGCAGGACCTACACGGTCATGCCCAGCGCTTCGGGTTATCGTGAGCGTGGCGTGGCGTCCTGGTACGGCACCAAGTTCCATGGCCGGCCGACTTCGAGCGGCGAGCCGTATGACCTGTACAAGGCCACGGCCGCCCACCGTAGCCTGCCGCTGCCGACCTACGCCGAGGTCACCAACCTGGACAACGGCAAGAAGGTAATCGTCAAGATCAATGACCGCGGGCCGTTTCATTCGGACCGGATTATCGACCTGTCCTACGGTGCCGCGCTACGGCTGGGCTACGTCGACCAGGGCACCGCCCGGGTCGAAGTGCGCGCCATCACCTTCGATGACCGCCGTGCCGACCGCAAGCTGCCGGACGATACCTACCTGCAGGCCGGCGCGTTCAAGAGCAAGGATTCCGCCCGGTCACTGGAAAAGGCGCTGGAGAAGGGGCGGGTGAAAAAGGTCGACGTGGACCGCGATAGCGGGTACTACAAAGTCTTTATCGGGCCGTTCAGGCAACTGGTCGATCTGGAGGACACGGCGGCGCGTGTCGTTGAACTGGGCTACGAACGCCCACATACAGTGAGGCGATGA
- the mreD gene encoding rod shape-determining protein MreD, which produces MIRGQDSARLLALALAIAMVLTLLPLAPAVEPLRPYWVALVLIYWSLEVPRPVSLGAAFAIGLLLDLLSASLMGMHALSLVVIVYLVRHFRARMRFFPPWQQALAVLALLVNDRIILLWITALLGEPVPTWHYWLAPLVGMAIWPWLFLVMDFMRLRRRQSRHP; this is translated from the coding sequence GTGATCCGCGGACAGGACAGCGCCCGCCTGCTGGCCCTGGCCCTGGCGATCGCCATGGTGCTGACGCTGCTGCCGTTGGCGCCGGCGGTGGAACCGTTGCGCCCCTACTGGGTGGCGCTGGTGTTGATCTACTGGAGCCTGGAGGTACCACGGCCCGTAAGCCTGGGCGCGGCCTTCGCCATCGGCCTGCTGCTGGACTTGCTAAGCGCCAGCCTGATGGGCATGCACGCGCTCAGCCTGGTTGTCATTGTTTACCTGGTCCGCCATTTCCGCGCGCGGATGCGCTTCTTTCCGCCCTGGCAGCAGGCGCTGGCGGTGCTGGCGCTGCTGGTCAATGACCGCATCATCCTGCTGTGGATCACCGCGCTGCTGGGTGAGCCCGTGCCGACCTGGCACTACTGGCTCGCGCCGTTGGTGGGCATGGCCATCTGGCCGTGGTTGTTCCTGGTGATGGATTTCATGAGACTGCGGCGTCGCCAGTCCCGGCACCCGTGA
- a CDS encoding helix-turn-helix domain-containing protein has translation MPAKSPKISATNAKALHALGERIRVRRKALNLSATVAAEAAGMSRITWYRIEKGEPSVTMGAWASAAKVLGLNLGLSDNTSQSREASGAVVPVRINLADYPALRRLAWHVRDGAAELTAREVLDIFERNQRHLELGELSAEEVQLIDGLRELFGQAHSGN, from the coding sequence ATGCCTGCAAAGAGTCCAAAAATCTCTGCGACTAATGCAAAGGCGCTGCATGCACTTGGCGAACGCATCAGGGTGCGGCGCAAAGCGCTGAATCTGAGCGCGACGGTGGCGGCTGAGGCGGCGGGTATGTCGCGTATCACCTGGTACCGTATTGAAAAGGGTGAGCCATCGGTCACTATGGGCGCCTGGGCCAGCGCCGCGAAAGTGCTGGGGTTGAATCTTGGCCTATCGGACAACACATCGCAGTCGCGGGAAGCAAGCGGCGCCGTCGTGCCTGTCCGAATCAACCTGGCAGACTATCCCGCACTCAGGCGGCTTGCCTGGCATGTCCGCGATGGTGCCGCCGAGTTGACTGCGCGTGAAGTGCTCGACATCTTTGAGCGCAACCAGCGTCATCTGGAGCTGGGTGAGCTTTCGGCGGAGGAAGTTCAGCTGATTGATGGTCTGCGCGAACTGTTCGGCCAGGCTCACTCCGGGAATTGA
- the mreC gene encoding rod shape-determining protein MreC: protein MRIDNPDVNRGTGQGRLSTPRLMLYLLLSVLLMAMDQSGRFIPRIRAALDYAVEPVYLLAELPARALRGVAGYSRSWSRLAAENERLESQVLGQSAQMLQMAALVEENQRLRDLLRATEGRQLDFRFAELISVSLDPYAHQVVIDRGQVDGVSVGQAVIDGLGVMGQVESIQWGQSRVRLISDPEHALPVQILRTGQRTVAYGTGDPARLRLPNLPIQADVRPDDMLVTSGLGDRFPAGFPVAVISAIDRDTDGAFAMVEARPTAALDRGREVLLVIAPEATEDVQ from the coding sequence GTGCGAATCGATAACCCCGACGTCAACCGCGGTACCGGCCAGGGGCGGCTCAGCACTCCCCGCCTGATGCTCTACCTGTTGCTGTCCGTGTTGTTGATGGCGATGGACCAGAGTGGCCGCTTTATCCCCCGGATCAGGGCGGCGCTGGACTACGCGGTCGAGCCCGTCTACCTGCTTGCTGAGCTGCCGGCGCGCGCGCTGCGCGGTGTTGCCGGCTACTCCCGTTCATGGTCGCGACTGGCCGCGGAAAACGAGCGACTGGAAAGCCAGGTGCTCGGCCAGTCGGCTCAGATGCTGCAGATGGCTGCCCTGGTCGAGGAAAACCAGCGCCTGCGCGACCTGCTGCGGGCCACCGAGGGGCGGCAACTCGATTTTCGTTTCGCCGAACTGATATCCGTGAGCCTGGATCCCTATGCCCACCAGGTGGTGATCGACCGGGGCCAGGTCGATGGCGTTTCTGTCGGCCAGGCCGTGATCGATGGCCTGGGCGTGATGGGGCAGGTCGAATCCATCCAGTGGGGCCAGTCCCGGGTGCGGCTGATCTCCGATCCCGAGCACGCGCTCCCTGTGCAGATCCTTCGCACCGGCCAGCGCACCGTGGCCTACGGCACGGGCGACCCGGCGCGGCTGCGCCTGCCCAACCTGCCCATACAGGCCGATGTCCGGCCCGACGACATGCTGGTGACCTCCGGCCTGGGCGACCGCTTTCCCGCCGGATTCCCGGTCGCCGTGATTTCCGCGATCGACCGCGACACCGATGGTGCATTCGCGATGGTCGAGGCGCGCCCAACCGCGGCGCTGGATCGTGGTCGCGAAGTGCTGCTGGTGATCGCGCCCGAAGCCACTGAGGATGTCCAGTGA
- the rodA gene encoding rod shape-determining protein RodA, which produces MRWSLPGLFGLPRLDLPLLLALLTVMGGGLFVLYSASGEDLGLVYRQALRLGVGIAILLAISQVPPHVLRRWTPWLYALGLVMVAATAWLGVGQGAQRWLDFGVVRFQPSEIMKLAVPMMVAWYLHPRVLPPGFKDGAIAGAILVVPALLIARQPDLGTALLVGVSGCFTLFLAGLRWRVILGLGATALAALPALWLVMHEYQRNRVRTFLNPESDPLGQGWNIIQSKIAVGSGGLAGKGWLNGTQSRLEFIPERHTDFILAVLAEEFGLVGVIALMALYLYIAGRGLYIASVGRDTWSRLVAGSLAMTLFVYVLVNGGMVSGVLPVVGVPLPLISYGGTSAVTLLAGFGIMMSVYGHRKFTR; this is translated from the coding sequence ATGAGGTGGTCTTTACCCGGCCTGTTCGGCCTGCCGCGGCTGGACCTGCCCTTGCTGCTGGCCCTGCTGACGGTCATGGGCGGTGGCCTGTTCGTGCTCTACAGCGCATCCGGTGAAGACCTGGGGCTGGTGTACCGGCAGGCGCTGCGGCTGGGTGTCGGTATCGCCATCCTGTTGGCAATCAGCCAGGTGCCGCCGCATGTACTGCGGCGATGGACGCCGTGGCTGTACGCGCTTGGGTTGGTCATGGTGGCCGCGACTGCCTGGCTGGGTGTGGGCCAGGGCGCTCAGCGATGGCTGGACTTTGGCGTGGTCCGGTTCCAGCCCTCGGAAATCATGAAGCTGGCCGTGCCAATGATGGTGGCCTGGTACCTGCACCCCCGGGTGCTGCCGCCCGGGTTTAAGGATGGCGCGATCGCCGGCGCGATCCTGGTCGTTCCCGCGCTGCTGATCGCGCGTCAGCCAGACCTGGGTACCGCGTTGCTGGTGGGCGTTAGCGGTTGTTTCACGCTGTTCCTGGCCGGCCTGCGATGGCGCGTGATCCTTGGCCTGGGCGCCACCGCCCTGGCCGCATTGCCGGCGCTGTGGCTGGTCATGCACGAGTACCAGCGCAACCGGGTCAGGACCTTCCTCAACCCGGAGTCCGACCCTTTGGGGCAGGGCTGGAATATCATCCAGTCGAAAATCGCCGTGGGTTCCGGCGGCCTGGCGGGCAAGGGCTGGCTGAACGGTACGCAGTCGCGACTGGAGTTCATCCCTGAGCGACACACGGATTTCATCCTCGCGGTACTGGCCGAGGAGTTTGGCCTGGTCGGTGTCATCGCGCTGATGGCGCTGTACCTGTACATTGCCGGGCGTGGCCTGTATATCGCCAGCGTGGGCCGTGACACGTGGTCGCGGCTGGTCGCCGGCAGCCTGGCCATGACACTTTTTGTCTATGTGCTGGTCAATGGGGGCATGGTTTCCGGCGTTCTGCCCGTCGTGGGTGTGCCGTTGCCGCTGATCAGTTACGGTGGCACGTCGGCGGTGACCTTGCTGGCCGGCTTTGGCATCATGATGTCCGTTTACGGGCACAGGAAATTTACCCGATGA
- the mrdA gene encoding penicillin-binding protein 2 yields the protein MNATPLNRPLKDDAAEASVFRGRAIVGFIGILVLTTALLSRYLWLQVIHHQDFTTRSESNRVQVRTVAPTRGLIYDRRGRPVAENRPAFRLQLIPEKVGDLEATLDALAELVEIDEEDRARFHRARGRYREFESVPLRFALDEAEMARFAVNRHRFEGVEAVPYLSRHYPYGELLTHVLGYVGRVDERDLANVDVDEYRGTTHIGKLGVERSWEGVLHGHSGMEKVETNAVGRVLDVLEREAPVPGSDLVLSIDIEVQRAAWEALGDQPGAVVAIDPRDGAVIAMVSKPAFDPNLFVDGIRQASYEAILAQPGKPLFNRALSGGYEPGSTLKPFVGLAGLELGVYGREHRVFSSGAYRLPNYDRPYRDWKRGGHGWVDIRGALEESVNTYFYDMAVTMGIDAMHDYLAQFGFGQATGIDLPGETSGVLPSRDWKRGRYNEPWYPGETVIAGIGQGFNVTSPLQLSNAVAALVNGGQRWEPRVVFAAKHADDDEVEEIRAPLAYEIPVVNEGNWEWVREGMRRVVNGTRGTAREIGVDAPWEIAGKTGTAQVFTLARGQEYDNETVAAALRHHALFVAFAPYDSPRIAVAVVAEHGGAGSLVAAPMARTVIDAWLSQEALP from the coding sequence GTGAACGCCACGCCACTCAACCGGCCGCTGAAGGATGATGCCGCCGAGGCCTCGGTGTTCCGTGGCCGCGCCATCGTCGGTTTTATCGGCATCCTGGTGCTCACCACGGCGTTGCTGTCGCGCTACCTGTGGCTGCAGGTCATTCATCACCAGGATTTCACCACGCGCTCCGAGTCCAACCGCGTACAGGTGCGGACGGTGGCGCCCACCCGTGGACTGATCTACGACCGCCGCGGCCGCCCCGTGGCCGAGAACCGCCCGGCGTTCCGCCTGCAGTTGATCCCGGAAAAGGTGGGCGACCTGGAAGCCACGCTGGACGCATTGGCCGAGCTGGTGGAAATCGACGAGGAAGACCGTGCCCGCTTTCATCGTGCCCGCGGCCGTTACCGCGAGTTCGAGAGCGTGCCGCTGCGGTTTGCGCTCGACGAGGCGGAAATGGCCCGCTTCGCGGTCAATCGGCACCGGTTCGAGGGCGTCGAGGCCGTGCCCTACCTGTCCCGGCACTATCCCTACGGGGAGCTGCTGACCCACGTGCTGGGCTACGTCGGTCGTGTCGATGAGCGCGACCTGGCCAATGTCGATGTGGATGAGTATCGCGGCACCACCCACATCGGCAAGCTTGGTGTCGAGCGCTCGTGGGAAGGCGTGCTGCATGGTCACTCAGGCATGGAAAAGGTCGAAACCAACGCCGTTGGCCGCGTGCTGGACGTGCTCGAGCGCGAGGCGCCGGTGCCGGGCAGCGACCTGGTGCTGTCCATCGATATCGAGGTCCAGCGCGCCGCATGGGAGGCGCTGGGTGACCAGCCGGGTGCCGTGGTGGCCATCGACCCGCGCGACGGCGCGGTGATCGCGATGGTCAGCAAGCCGGCGTTCGATCCCAACCTGTTCGTCGACGGCATTCGCCAGGCCAGCTACGAGGCGATTCTCGCGCAGCCCGGTAAACCCTTGTTCAACCGCGCGCTGTCGGGTGGGTATGAGCCCGGCTCAACGCTGAAGCCATTCGTTGGCCTGGCCGGGCTGGAGCTGGGTGTCTATGGGCGCGAGCACCGCGTTTTTTCCAGCGGCGCCTATCGCCTGCCCAACTACGACCGTCCGTACCGTGACTGGAAACGCGGCGGTCATGGCTGGGTGGATATCCGCGGTGCGCTGGAAGAGTCGGTGAATACCTATTTCTACGACATGGCCGTGACCATGGGTATCGATGCCATGCACGACTACCTGGCGCAGTTCGGTTTCGGCCAGGCGACCGGGATCGACCTGCCGGGCGAGACCAGCGGCGTGCTGCCGTCAAGGGACTGGAAGCGCGGCCGTTACAACGAACCCTGGTACCCCGGTGAGACGGTCATTGCCGGCATCGGCCAGGGCTTCAATGTGACCTCGCCGTTGCAACTGTCGAATGCCGTGGCGGCGCTGGTCAATGGTGGCCAGCGCTGGGAACCCCGGGTGGTGTTTGCGGCCAAGCATGCCGACGATGATGAGGTGGAAGAGATCCGTGCGCCGCTGGCCTACGAGATTCCAGTGGTCAACGAGGGCAACTGGGAGTGGGTCCGGGAAGGCATGCGCCGGGTGGTGAACGGTACGCGTGGCACGGCGCGGGAGATCGGTGTCGACGCACCCTGGGAAATCGCCGGCAAGACCGGCACCGCGCAGGTCTTCACTCTGGCGCGCGGCCAGGAGTATGACAATGAGACCGTGGCCGCCGCGTTGCGGCACCACGCGCTGTTCGTCGCCTTTGCACCCTACGATTCGCCGCGCATCGCCGTGGCCGTGGTCGCCGAGCATGGTGGCGCCGGTTCGCTGGTGGCGGCACCCATGGCGCGCACGGTCATCGACGCCTGGCTGTCACAGGAAGCACTGCCATGA